AGGGGAGGATTTACAAGGATAAGATAAGAAAGTTTTTAGAAAATTACACATGGTCATAGGAAATTACATTACAGTGGTATCTAAAGGGGATCTGATTATAAATCTCCCATAAAAATATAATATAGATATGAATTCTATCAATTCAATAGTTGCTTGTCTATCAAGCTTACATAAGGAGAATATGTATGAGAAAATCTAAAGTTTTTAAACTAACTGCTATGATTGCAGTTTTTGCTTTAATGCTCACAGCTTGCTCAAATGCAAATAATGGGCCGGCTTCGTCTGAGAAACCCGAGGCGGAAACATCTGCAAGCCCCGAACCCTCTGCATCAGTTGAGCCTGAGCCGGCAGAATCTGTTGAACCTGAGGCAGCTTCAACTGTTGAAATTACTGATGTTCATGGAACGGTTACGGTTCCTGTAAATCCAAAGAATGTAGTTGCTTTGGATAATAGAACTTTTGAAACTTTAGCTGATTGGGGAATTGAATTAGCGGCTGTTCCGAAGGGCGTAATGCCAGCGGATTCACCCTATGTAAAAGATGATTCCGTTCAAGATATTGGCAATCATGGTGAACCAAATCTGGAAATTATAGCGGCTGTAGATCCTGAACTTGTAATTGTCGGTCAAAGATTTGCCAGATATTATGAAGATATCAAAAAATTAGTGCCAAATGCAGCTGTTATTGATCTTAATTTTGACGTTTCTGGGGAAGCGGATTCACCCGGAGATAATTTAGTAAATGGGCTTAAAGACTCCACAACCGCTTTAGGACAAATTTTTGATAAAAACGAAGAGGCGGAACAATTGGTAGCCGATTTTGAAAAGGCGATTGAAGATGCTAAAGCAGCATATAACGGAACAGATACAATCATGAGTGTGGTAGTTTCCGGCGGAGAGATTGGTTTTTCAGCGCCGCGTTCCGGACGTGTTTGGGGACCAATGTATGAAATTTTCGGATGGACTTCAGCATTAGACGTAGAAGGCGCTACTTCTGATCATCAAGGTGATGATATTTCTGTTGAAGCCATTGCACAAAGCAATCCCGATTGGATTTTCGCACTGGATCGTGATGCGGCAGTATCTTCTATAGAGGACGCAGTTCCTGCCCAGGACGTTATTGACAATTCGCCTGCCCTTCAAAACACTACTGCTGTTTCTAAAGGACAGATCGTTTATGCACCAAACGATACTTACACAAATGAATCAATACAAACTTATATAGAGTTATTTGAAAACATGGCGAATGCTTTGGCAAAGTAGCATAAAGGAGCATGACGTAGTGCCGAAAAATACAATGCAAAAAATCACAGGGGCTGAGACTTCTCAGCCCCAACATTATAATCGTAATAAAATATGGACAAAACCATTTATATCAGCAATTATTATTGTTTTTATTTTGGGCATCATATCGCTGTTTACCGGAGTTTATGATATACGAGGCCAAGAAGATGGAATAAATATGTTTTTCATAACCCGGGTTCCAAGAACAGCGTCCCTAATGCTTACCGGGGCTGCAATGTCAATGGCAGGCCTCGTAACGCAGCTTATTACACAGAATCGTTTAGTTGAACCTACCACAACAGGAACAATTGAATGGGCAGGTTTGGGCCTTATTTTTGTTTATTTAG
This is a stretch of genomic DNA from Anaeropeptidivorans aminofermentans. It encodes these proteins:
- a CDS encoding siderophore ABC transporter substrate-binding protein, whose protein sequence is MRKSKVFKLTAMIAVFALMLTACSNANNGPASSEKPEAETSASPEPSASVEPEPAESVEPEAASTVEITDVHGTVTVPVNPKNVVALDNRTFETLADWGIELAAVPKGVMPADSPYVKDDSVQDIGNHGEPNLEIIAAVDPELVIVGQRFARYYEDIKKLVPNAAVIDLNFDVSGEADSPGDNLVNGLKDSTTALGQIFDKNEEAEQLVADFEKAIEDAKAAYNGTDTIMSVVVSGGEIGFSAPRSGRVWGPMYEIFGWTSALDVEGATSDHQGDDISVEAIAQSNPDWIFALDRDAAVSSIEDAVPAQDVIDNSPALQNTTAVSKGQIVYAPNDTYTNESIQTYIELFENMANALAK